TaatcattcatatttatattattaactcACTGAACTGGCACTTTTCCCATTATTtgctttttagtgtttttctctGGCTTCATGATGATTATGTAACACTTTGGAAGAAAGATACAGAAGAGTAAACCAAAGCTTGATGCTAAAATAGCAAATATCTCCACAGCTACAGTGAATTTTCCAGGAGAGCTGACATAAGCTGGAATAAATGTGATCCAAACTGCACAGAACATTAGCATACTGAATGTGATGAATTTAGCTTCATTAAAATTATCTGGAAGCTTCCTAGCCAGAAAAgctaaaatgaaacataaaagtGCTAAAAGTCCTATGTAACCCAGCACAGCCCAGAAACCTATGGTTGATCCCAAATTGCATTCAAGAATGATCTTTTCTTTATAGTGCATTAGATTTTTGAAGGGGAAAGGAGGGGATATTGTcaaccaaagcacacaaataagAACCTGCATCAGAGTGAAGGCAAGTACACTGAGTCTTTGCTGTGGAGGCCCAAACCATTTCATGACATTACTGCCTGGAAGTGTAGCTCTGAAGGCCATTAACACCACTACTGTTTTTCCCAGTACACAAGAGATGCAGAGGACAAAGGTGATCCCAAACGCTGTGTGGCGCAGCATGCAAGACCACTCAGAGGGCCGTCCAATGAAAGTAAGTgaacagaggaaacacagagTCAGAGAAAAGAGCAGCAGGAAGCTTAGCTCAGAGTTGTTGGCTTTGACTattggtgtgtttttatattttagaaatatgaTTGCTATTACTATTGTCATAAATGAACCAACAATAGAAACAACTGTTAGCAAAATTCCCATAGTTTCCTCATAGGACAAATATTCAATTTCCTTCATTACACATTTATTCTTGTCTGCATTTGACCAGTAATCTTGCTGGCATTGTTCACATTTAATGGAATCTGTCATAGAGTGagagatataaaaacataaaaatacagaacaagAAATGTTAGACATCTggaagaaaaaatacacaaaacatgtGACACATCAGGATCACATATGTCTAGCTAATTTATAAAATTTCTGTACTTTAACCTAGGTAAGCTTAACTgtcaggatgtttttttgtagaATATTAATGACAGCACTGATGTGTTATTGGTAGTAGTGATAGGAGTTGTTGATTTTGTTATCtactatttttcttctttagggATATTCTGTACCTGTCATATTACTGATCTCTCCAGCAGCACATGGTATGCAGTCAAAACAGCAGATAGGCTTTCCTTTCTGCACAGCTTTCCTTGTACCAGGGGGGCAACTCTCACTACATACAGATTTGGGTACCTTTTTGTTAAATAGAAAATGTGGTTACTTGATAATATGATATACATTATCAAGTCTGTCAAGGATATTTCACTTCATTGATTCCGTGCATTTTTTCCTTATGCTCACCTGATTTGTATTGTTTGTCCACATAATGGAGgccatgtttactgctaatcGATCAATAATAGGAAAAGAGGAGTCATAAAGTCCAACAGTGACAAATTCATGCTGATGATCTTTACTCATTTGcctgtttattatttcatattttgctGGAGGATCACCATTTGCATCAAAATAAACTTCTTCACCTTCTTTTGTCTTGAAATGCACCTTTCTGAGGTATTGTAGAAACTGATGGAATAGAGCAAATGGTGTTCTTTGAAAGCTACATATGTTCTCCCCCCTTGATTGCAAAAAGAGTTCAGAAGTGGTATTTACTTACTGTGAACAGATCTGGCTGCTTCTTTGTAGGACATGTGTGTTGGCAGCCGAGAAGACTGTGCAGAGTATAGGCTATGGCATATACTGCTTTATAGATATTATTGAAAATAGGCATAAAAGACATATCCGTGAAGGTGTTTTCTATCCCAGAGAGTTTCTCTTCACCTGTACATACAGTTGAGTCCTCTGAATCATTCTGCACTGTAAATTTGCAATTAAACAAAGCCTCccaaaatttattaaaaatggcaCTGCCTACTGATTTCAGTGGTTTTATATCGAGAATAAAATCCTCCAGACCTGTCACCTTTGTTTTGGGAATGGCTAGCCCTATAGCTCCTTGCAGTATATTGTGCTTATCTAATTTGGCCACTACTGGATCAGAGATCCAGCCCTCGGTTCCCACCCACTGATATCCAGTGATGTTGTGTTCAGAAAGCATGGGCAGCAAAACGTCGAAGTCCCATTGAGTGAAAAATGCAACTATCACACGAGAAGTCGACATTTTAATTTGCTCAATGATTCTCAGCATTTTTTCCTTTGAGTAAGTTGGAAAAAATGGAAGAGAATATTCTAAGCAGACCCCGAGTTGTTCTGCCACATTAGAGAAAGTTGCCATCCCGTTATTGCCATAATCATCATCTCTTCTTATTGCTCCCACCCATGTCCAACCAAAGTGTTTGACCATCTCTGCAAGTGCTCTGCTCTGGTGGTAATCACTGGGAATAGTGCGCAGAAATGAGGGATATTTCCTTTTGTCACTGAGGCATTCACAAGTGGAGTAGTAACTGATCTGCAGTTAGAACCACACAGGTATATCAGACATTATGCTCAGACAGTCGCAAAACAtcaatagaaatataaaatgacCTTCCAGCTGTATATTTCTTCTAACCTTTGAAATGGTGTTGCAATAGTCACAATCTtgacaaaaatgattaaatgattaaaaaattctTACTAATGGCATGTGGAAAAGTCCAATACTCTTTGATATAGCCATGGATACTGATGAATACGTCTCTCCTATTATGGCCTGCACCTGAGCTGGCTTTGTGCAGACTGCATCTGAGATCGAGTTCTCATTTCCATTCACAAGTGTCATTGCCGCTTTAACACCCAAAGATGTGGAGCCACAGGTATCATAAATCTTGTAACCCAACAAGACTCCAGGCAGTAATGAAGAACTATTGTTGATCTCCTCTATTGCAAAGATTAAGGTCTGTGAATAATGGAAGCCTTTGAATTCCATACTGGTAAAAAAGTCAGACAGAAacactttaatataaaacttatattatataactttaatataaaatataagagcatATAACCGCTAGATAATtgctttaataattattatatgttCATCCTTAAAAGCTCATTTTCATATGCTGCTTACCTTGTGCACTTCACTGGAGGTGGCATGACTGAATAGGACAAGTCAGTGATCTCCCAGTTACTATAAAAGGGAAAAATAGCCCCAACTATGATGTCACCATCTTTCCATAGATGTGGGTATGTAGGGTCTCCATACAGGCTACAAGTGGTCTCATTAGCTCTGGAAAAATTGATGATGGCCATTAACACATGCAAGAGAGTAAACAATGACTCCATCTATCTATAATGTAGTAATAGTAAGTGTGAGCATGTATGCATGGACTGATATGTCAGCTAGTTGAACAGGAAGGATCTGTGGTATTTatacaaatggaaatgcaaatccTCTATGGAAAAATTACACTTGTGAGCTACAATCAAAGGAGGTTTGACATTATTATGCTCAGAAATTAGTAGGCCATAATGGATTGTTTAGCCTGTTTTACTTCTGGGATCGTTACTTTGTGTTTCTTTTGGCTTTGTTATAATTTgtatatcattcattcattcatttattcattcatacatttctTCTCACATGTGATATTTTGGACCATTTGAATTATAATGACATTCATATTtgacattttctgaaataactACCCCTTGCACAGTTCAGTAACCTTGGATATTTTAACTTagcattttttcacttttttttacacaatcgTAAATATTGCAAGAGAAAAGATTAAAGTTTTATCATGATGTTCTTAGTCATTTTTACTGAATTCACCCCCTTGaaattttctgcattttgtgtTATTACTGGAGTCTGAAGCTGAAATAGTCTGAATTCATTTCGTGACATGAATCAACACAACATAACCCGTAAGAGGCAGAGggtaaaatactgtatacaaaattatttacaaaaaaaaaaagctgtgattGCATATGTATTTACCCATGTTGCTGTGAAACTCCTAAATTAGTTCTGTTGTAAccagatgccttcagaaatctATGTGAAAggagtccacctgtgtgcaTTTAAAGTGGCTCATgatcaaaatataatataatagaatcTAAATAAACAGCAGTATGATGACCCAGGTGTTATCAAAACAAGCCAGGACAAAAATCagagtttgatttaaaaaaaatatcacaaatttatTTTCTTGATTCACGTACACAGAAATATCCTTGTAAAATCATATGCATAAAGTCACTCTCTAAATGTATTAAatctcttatattttattatacttgcctattatttttaataaagggtAATCAGAAAAGATACAGTATAGTGCATGAGTAAAACTCTGAAAGTTAGGTACTTCCTTgaatacatgaggtgatttaaggtcatGATTTAACACAAGATCACATTacaatactgttgcatagatactgattgacataatactgattaacaaatactgattaacaaataaTATTGATAAAGAAAAATTCTTCCATACAGACATTCATTGGAAAAACAACAGTGGTGGCAGTTGATTCACAAAGTGAGATTATGTCCTGGAGTGACCGTGCTTAGAACATGTTTatcagaacagaacagaagaagaacaaaagataTTACAAGGTCAGCACAG
The genomic region above belongs to Pangasianodon hypophthalmus isolate fPanHyp1 chromosome 6, fPanHyp1.pri, whole genome shotgun sequence and contains:
- the LOC113534695 gene encoding extracellular calcium-sensing receptor-like; protein product: MESLFTLLHVLMAIINFSRANETTCSLYGDPTYPHLWKDGDIIVGAIFPFYSNWEITDLSYSVMPPPVKCTSMEFKGFHYSQTLIFAIEEINNSSSLLPGVLLGYKIYDTCGSTSLGVKAAMTLVNGNENSISDAVCTKPAQVQAIIGETYSSVSMAISKSIGLFHMPLISYYSTCECLSDKRKYPSFLRTIPSDYHQSRALAEMVKHFGWTWVGAIRRDDDYGNNGMATFSNVAEQLGVCLEYSLPFFPTYSKEKMLRIIEQIKMSTSRVIVAFFTQWDFDVLLPMLSEHNITGYQWVGTEGWISDPVVAKLDKHNILQGAIGLAIPKTKVTGLEDFILDIKPLKSVGSAIFNKFWEALFNCKFTVQNDSEDSTVCTGEEKLSGIENTFTDMSFMPIFNNIYKAVYAIAYTLHSLLGCQHTCPTKKQPDLFTFLQYLRKVHFKTKEGEEVYFDANGDPPAKYEIINRQMSKDHQHEFVTVGLYDSSFPIIDRLAVNMASIMWTNNTNQVPKSVCSESCPPGTRKAVQKGKPICCFDCIPCAAGEISNMTDSIKCEQCQQDYWSNADKNKCVMKEIEYLSYEETMGILLTVVSIVGSFMTIVIAIIFLKYKNTPIVKANNSELSFLLLFSLTLCFLCSLTFIGRPSEWSCMLRHTAFGITFVLCISCVLGKTVVVLMAFRATLPGSNVMKWFGPPQQRLSVLAFTLMQVLICVLWLTISPPFPFKNLMHYKEKIILECNLGSTIGFWAVLGYIGLLALLCFILAFLARKLPDNFNEAKFITFSMLMFCAVWITFIPAYVSSPGKFTVAVEIFAILASSFGLLFCIFLPKCYIIIMKPEKNTKKQIMGKVPVQ